From a single Arachnia propionica genomic region:
- a CDS encoding DUF4411 family protein: protein MKFTLDTNILVGLVRRYPRDIFPAMWDRLEGAVAAGNSCICEAILREVHRGGDELHTWAKNLPGFVCPVTDVELMTVAEIASAHPGWVQGQVNEADPFIIAHAKAERATIVTEETKKGPGTADHNQKIPNVAAEFNVSTITFLDYVRRQNWKFS, encoded by the coding sequence GTGAAATTCACCCTGGATACAAACATCCTTGTCGGCCTCGTTCGACGCTATCCACGAGACATCTTCCCAGCTATGTGGGACCGACTGGAAGGTGCGGTCGCAGCAGGAAATAGCTGTATATGTGAGGCAATCCTTCGCGAGGTGCACCGAGGCGGCGACGAACTCCACACCTGGGCAAAGAATCTTCCCGGGTTTGTCTGCCCAGTAACTGACGTCGAGCTCATGACAGTCGCGGAGATTGCATCAGCGCACCCCGGATGGGTACAAGGCCAGGTAAATGAGGCAGACCCATTTATCATTGCGCACGCGAAGGCGGAAAGAGCGACTATCGTGACCGAGGAGACTAAGAAGGGCCCTGGAACTGCTGACCATAACCAAAAGATTCCTAACGTGGCTGCCGAATTCAATGTCTCCACAATAACGTTTCTTGACTACGTGCGCAGGCAGAACTGGAAGTTCTCCTAA